A window of Hordeum vulgare subsp. vulgare chromosome 5H, MorexV3_pseudomolecules_assembly, whole genome shotgun sequence genomic DNA:
gagcaccaaactcgaaactcagatattcacccccacgatcagaccgtgggaacttgatcttcttgttacgatgattttcaacttcactctaaaattgcttgaacttctcaaacgtttcagacttgtgcttcatcaagtagacataaccatatctactcaaatcgtgagtgaaggtgagaaaataacgatatctgtcgCGCgcgtccacactcatcggaccgcacacatcggtatgtatgatttccaacaagtcacttgcacactccattgtttcggagaacgaagtcttagtcatcttgcccatgaggcatggttcgcacgtgtcaagtgaatcaaagtcaagtgactccaaaagtccatcggaatggagtttcttcatgcgctttacaccaagatgacctaagcggcactgccacaaaaacatggcgctatcattgttaactctaactcttttggtctcaatgttatgtatatgtgtatcattgctatcaagattcaatatgaacaatcctctcacattcggtgcatgaccataaaatatattactcatagaaatagaacaaccaatattctctgacttaaacgagtaaccgtctcgcaataaacaagatccagatataatgttcatgcttaacgcaggcactaaataacaattatttaagttcataactaatcctgatggtaactgaagtgaaactgtgccgacggcgattgcatcaaccttggaaccatttcccacgcgcatcgtcacttcatctttcgccggccttcgcttattccatagttcctgtttcgagttgcaaatatgagcaacagaaccggtatcgaataccgaggcactactacgagagttggttaagtacacaacaataacatgtatatcgaatgtacctgatttttccttggctgccttcttatcagccagatacttggggcagttgcgcttcgagtgacccagacccttgcaataataacactccgtttcaggcttagtccagccttgggtttcttcgtcggattggcaacaagcttgtcgctcttcttggaattaaccttatttcctttgccgtttctcttgaaactagtggtcttattcaccatcaacacttgatgctctttacggagttctgactgtgcgactttcagcatcgcgaataactcgccgggtgacttgttcatcccttgcatgttatagttcaacacaaagatcttgtagcttggtggcagtgattgaagaattctgtcaatgatagcctcttgcaggagttcaatccccagctcacctagacagtttgagtacccagacattttgagcacatgttcactgacagatgaattctcctccatcttgcaagcatagaatttatcggaggtctcatacctctcgatccgggcgttcttctgaaagataaacttcaactcctggaacatctcatatgctccatgacgctcaaagcgacgtagaagttgttagagcatatatctccatatgtggttttggtaattgatggcaattcctatggactaatggttgccttaagttatatttataggatttgtccataggcacttcttgaagtccatctgttgggttcaaggagtttatatgatgaccaagatggtattcaaggtattatccaaagaatggtcatagagacacaaggttgatcaagatctcagacaaagagtaaatcaagatgatgaacacacaaagcgtacaagatgtaccgagagggatcaagtgatcccatggtatggtaagcattgtctattacgcgtttgtgtactaacccatggtcttcgtgagagttctatgtgggggttaggtgtgtttccatgggcttgcgtcaaaaggaagatctcatacaacccatgaaggatgacgtcaagtggtgatcgtcatcaagattgcgatgtgcaagttcaagtggatcaacacgaagatatcatgcttgaagcctgccgtccattgtggaggcaatggacttgtgaagatatactgaagagcggctcacccatgttgtgtatgggggagcaatcaattagtcttcatcaagccaacgcaatcaagaaggtggtccatcttgaggaagccaagatcatcgtcatctagctcaagaggacaaggtgcaaggtataggtttgcccttgatagtttttttgttttaggatagatcaacgttctgtcaaggggggctctcaagtgagtagcttgatcgtatcgttcgttgagagctcaaaccatttccatacttgcatcatacttctttgttcttatttggtgtttctctttgtgagttttagagcttatggtcatcttcatgacaagctcgagttcatcgaaaacggagtccatatgcatctactatgatgttttcgatgttggagtttttgctggttcttcattcatagaggtctcaggtctctatatcattggcattttcatatctgcatggtcttaagatttcaacaagcttgggtttgctcgatccggagctcatatgcgaaagttatggctgtttcagtggcgagcggtagtaccgctggccctagcggtagtaccgctagagttggcggtagtaccgctgtcccagtggtagtaccgcccctggtcagcggtagtaccgctccaggactttagtaccgtcatccttgcggctgtactacgtcggactttttgcgaagactttcttggcggtggttggcccggtattatctttgcgctaccatgggctcagcggtagtaccgctgcagccagcggtagtaccgctgcagccagcggtagtaccactgggctcGGGCTTTAAGTGGGGGTAACAGTGTGATTCCTTCGCCCACTAtacaaagggggtcttcttcccccttggcttgaTTCTtatctgttgagctcgtgttcttcccccattgttgaccttcttagagcttgctaactctcaatccctccaatcattcttgcttgttcttgagggaaaagagagaggagatctagatccacatctccaccaatcactttctcctctatgtgaggggaaccccttggatctagatcttggagttctttgtgagctccttgttcttcctctcatatttctccatatcttttgttgttgtggagggatttgagtgtgagggacttgaccacttcgtgtgttcttgccattgcattagttgcatcggtttgagttctccacggtgatacgtggaagtaagaagttgagaagcttattaccctttggtacttagtaccctagagattgttcttcgtggatgctttggcgtcctagaagcttggtggtgtcttggagctcaatcattgtggtgtaaagctcggggcaagcgtcggggtctccaattgggttgtggagattgccccgagcaatttgtacgtgtacgggtaaccgcccccaagggttgccatttgtacgggttcggtgaccgccctcaagggtcccttagtggaatcacgacatcttgcattgtgcgagggcgtgaggagattacggtggccttagtggcatcttggggagcattgtgcctccacaccgctccaacggagattagcatctgcaagggtgtgaacttcgggatacatcatcgtctctgcgtgcctcggttatctcttatccgaaccctttacttatgcactttactttgtgatagccatattgtttattgttatatatcttgctatcacttagttgtttatcttgcttagcataagttgttggtgcacataggtgagcctagttgttgtaggttttgtgcttgacaaattaaacgttagttttattccgcatttgttcaagcctaaaccataattattttaaagcgcttattcacccccgtctaggcgacatccacgtcctttcaattggtatcaaagctaggtctctctttattaggtttaaccacctagagagtaattatgtcgactaggggtttaggattcactgacactcttagtttcgatggcacaaattttgatgtttgggtaattcgcatgcttaatcactttcgggtcttggacccaaatttagagcgaattctaGATATGGGGTTTttttcctccaaaggattctcaaaatatatctttagaggatgagaaaaactcttatctcgatgctcaagcttctaatgtgttttttgatgctttgagcaatgtagttatattccaactcatgccattccgggatactcatgagttgtggacaaagcttcaagataaatatggtatgtacaagatttgtgggaatgattgttctccctccacctccggtcgtgtggtcttctcaacttcatctacttcacctacatgtggattgccacaaggtaaagatatggtgagtagtggagatcattgcaatgatgatagtgggcttattattgatgatccttcatcagtatattattgcaatgcttcatctttgggcgttaacacttcgagcactctaaattttttacatgcttgtgttgatagtccttgcgtgtcatgtaaaaactgcttgactgaatctcatgatgatatgcttcctatatcttgttgccatgataaaaatgtatctatttcctcgggttgttgtgctaacaatgtagaggaaattcatcactccatggaacaagatgtggccttgaatgatgctttaagggatcctacatcatcatctattgttactcacttttgacttatggctaaggcttcaaaggtatctcctactttaaatcccaatatatctcatgatgatgatgttgatgataatggggatgaggataatgatgaagagagtgataatattgcatccttaaaaattaagggtgaaataatttttaaatctctttataagaataaacttgcttgttccaacttcttggaaatcatgtctattgccactgagggcaagaaatacattgaggagttggaagctcatcttgaggagcatgaggccatcattgagacaatggaaggtcatgagcgtgattacgctaatgagatcgcagagctatctcaagctcttgaaaatgaacaaaccaccaaggaatctcttgaggaaacctttgctctagaattatctagattaaaggaatcccatgatagagctctcgaggtggctaatgattttagaactaaaaataataagcttgaagttgcacatgctaaactccttgaggactatgagcacctcaaaaatggctcaagggctattaagagttctaaATGGCAACAATTcatttctgataagaggagaAGCCAATCTTTCCAAGGGCATCCGTCTTGCACTCAAAATTATTATCGTACTCAACCACCCCCTCTTGAATATGGTTGAAAACATGTCTAGCCATCCGAAAATGGTGACGGAACAATTGATGTTTGAAGAGAGGATTTGGGTTCTCGAAGTAGTCTTTCCAGAGTAGGAAATGACCACTCTCCCGGTTGCGATTCAGTGTTGGCCTGTGCCCCGGTATGGGGCCCTTAAACTGTGGCCGCTCCATACTTACGCGGTCATGGACGACCAACGCAACCGCCACCATCTCCTCATCATTAGATGAAGAATCATCAGACTCTAAAAGAACGTTGTGAAAAAAAAATACTCATCATCGGAGTCCATTTGTACCTTGGCAAAacgtcgaacaccttgcgggcgttGTGGAAGACTCTGGCCGAAGAGGAGCCTCAGGTCCCACCGAGAGAAAGTAGCAGAGCTAGGCGGCGGCGGATGGAGATGAGGCTGCCGGGAGGTCGAGTCCGCGGGGTGGATCGTTGGCGGCGAAGGCGAAAGTGGGCGCCGGGGGGCGGGCGGGTGATTTGGAGGCGAAAGAGGGAGAGGAGAATGACGTACATGCCACCGACTGGTGGGCTGGGGGAAGAGAAGGGCGGGCGAGGGCGTCCACTTTGTGTCCGCAGCAACGCAAATGGCGCCCAAATTGGGGCATGAAATGGGTCGCGGACGGACGAAAAATAGACATGCCTCTGTTTGGGTCGACACGTTGAACCGACTTTTGTGTCCGAAGCAATCCAAACGGACATGGACGAACGAAATGAATCGTCCGGTTAAAGTTGCTCTTATAATCACATCCAATAGTTATAATAATAAATAAGACATAACTAAAACTTAATTAGATGAGTTCTAGCAAAACCGCAAAAGAAATCGCGCCAATACCCAGTTTCAGCGAACGGTCATCGCAGATGACGTGACGACGCGTCCCTGCTTCAAGATTCGTCCACCTCATCCAACGGCAACCAACGCGCCCGTACGAATTAGCTTGTTATATCAGACGTCAGGTGAAGCTTTTAGGTACAAGAAAAGATCTATCTGGCATCTTTCCATAATACTGTATTTAGTATTTACAGGTGAAGCTTTGATGCCTCCAGTAAAGTTTAGGATATTCGGCAAATTAAGGAGAGCCAACCAACATGCAGGCGTCGATCGATCGACCATGGAAGGAGGAACGCTCATGGTCTCTCCACCGAGCCGCCCTAGAAAGTCGGCACGACGCCGCAGCTGGAGTCAGACAGCGCGGCTGCGGAGAAGTACTGGTCCACCTCGAGGTCGGCGTCGGCGCGCTTGGCGAACCGCCCCTTGATCCGTGGCCTGGTCTCGGCGTAGGCCTTCCGCGACGCGTACCTGATGGTCTTCTCGAACCGCCTCATCTTCCTCTTCTCCCTGTACCGGTGCACCCTGGCCTCCCTGTCCATCGCCATGCCCATGAACTGCGGCGACGTGTGCGCCGCCGTTGAGAAGAGGTCGACGCTGCTCTCGCTGCGCCTCATGTACGAGCTGCTCACATCCTGGACGGTGCTGCTGTTGTCCGGTGACGATGACATTGAAAGCTGGAAATAATAATTAAGACGAGACAAGTACGATTAGAAGGGCATGCATGGAGAGATCAATCAGGCACTCTATAATTAAGTCGATCTTAAGCTTCCCATGGTTACGTGCTGTGCTGTGACATTAGAAGGGAATTGAGATGCATATCTGAATGTCCAATCGGATTTTGCACATCTACTAGAAATTATTAACAGCTATGTGGAGATCTTATAGGCTCGTGGACAGTTGCTAGATAGAGATCAAGTCCATATATAGAATTCATTCATGCAAGTAACTCACGCTGCGTTCGAATGTTGCGCCAAATCCGTACCCATGGTTAGAGTTTTGTGCATCGTACGCCATCTCCGCCGTGAAGCCCTGCCGCTCATGCAGCTGCGCCACCGGCTCACCGGGCACGACGAGCTCGTGGTCGTGGCTGCCCTCGTTGCTCTCCATCCCGTGGCCGTGGTAGTCCTTGCTCGACGCCTCCTTCTCGCCTGCTCGTCCGAGGTCGAGGAAGTCAGCGACGAGCGCGTCGCCGAACGCCGGCGCATCCGCCTCCGATCCCCGGAGCGGATCGAGCAGCAGCCACgacgtcgcctcctcctcctctccctcgcggTCGTCGTAGTAGGACCTCCGGCCCTCGCGGATGGGCCAGGAGGAGTTGACGCCGCCGGGGCGGACGACGAAGGCGCCTCCGGCAGGGGAGGCCGGGGCCACCGCGCCCATCGGGACGCGGCGGTGGCGGCTGGCCAGCGTGTTCGCCGAGTGCACGTCCGCGTCGCACGCGGCGCAGAGCGCCGCCGAGTCGGCGCGGCAGTAGAACGCGCACGGCGCCGAGCGGCACGAGTCGCAGCGCTGCTGCAGCTGCATGCCGCCGACGCCAGCGCTGCCGCGCAGCTGGCCACGGAGGTCCGGCTCGGCCTTGATCATCGCCGGTCGCGAGGTCGATCGGTCCAGTTCACCCGCCGCACAGGCGGGCTATATATACGCTTATCCTGTACCCCCACTCACCTCCGTCGG
This region includes:
- the LOC123398465 gene encoding zinc finger protein CO3-like gives rise to the protein MIKAEPDLRGQLRGSAGVGGMQLQQRCDSCRSAPCAFYCRADSAALCAACDADVHSANTLASRHRRVPMGAVAPASPAGGAFVVRPGGVNSSWPIREGRRSYYDDREGEEEEATSWLLLDPLRGSEADAPAFGDALVADFLDLGRAGEKEASSKDYHGHGMESNEGSHDHELVVPGEPVAQLHERQGFTAEMAYDAQNSNHGYGFGATFERSLSMSSSPDNSSTVQDVSSSYMRRSESSVDLFSTAAHTSPQFMGMAMDREARVHRYREKRKMRRFEKTIRYASRKAYAETRPRIKGRFAKRADADLEVDQYFSAAALSDSSCGVVPTF